A genomic stretch from Marinifilum sp. JC120 includes:
- the flgK gene encoding flagellar hook-associated protein FlgK, with protein MSLSNAMSIGEKAVANAQVSINTTSNNIANAETEGYQRADAVYDSTGNINVYGDSLGTGADIVAIQANWDSFIEKQYLAASADLASSEAQNKYLTQMDSIFNQSEGQGLAAAQDEFLSGWNDLSTYPDSLAEREALLGETDSLIYALNSTSSELKDMSASVESEIVDQVNTANELIDSIGLLNEQIGANPDNYELVASRDQAIRELDELIGVEVLSYSDGQTKIYTETGQPLVEGEETHYLAVAYDDDTSKTGLFWESGSGGLVEITPMTDDSGDPVSGRTTGGSIAGLFITRDEYIEPTLDSLDDYTSALIWETNVAHSQGAGLESHTAVEGTYDVNDQTAALSSSGLDYEDKITSGEFSIYTYDVDGNMTASSAIPIDPATDSLDDVVADINVAFGGTLTASVNADGELEIQVVGDASFEFGDDSSGFLAATGINTFFDGSSAGDIGVNDYVASDPSHLNAGEVGDDGTVSSGSNDTAKSINDLLNRTVSIGEGVSSTDASLTEYLAAIVSGVGAAASKAETQVTCDTAAAQIYADQQESVSGVNVDEELVNLTKAQQQYSAACQIISVTRDMIDTILGIM; from the coding sequence ATGAGTTTATCAAATGCAATGTCCATAGGTGAAAAGGCCGTTGCCAACGCGCAGGTCTCGATCAACACGACCAGCAACAACATCGCCAATGCCGAAACCGAAGGGTATCAGCGCGCCGATGCTGTTTATGACAGCACAGGCAATATTAATGTTTACGGCGACAGCCTCGGTACAGGCGCGGATATTGTTGCAATTCAGGCCAATTGGGACAGCTTTATTGAAAAGCAATACCTTGCGGCCTCGGCGGATCTGGCCTCCAGCGAAGCACAGAATAAATATCTCACCCAGATGGATTCCATATTCAACCAGAGTGAAGGGCAAGGGCTGGCTGCGGCGCAAGATGAATTCCTGAGCGGCTGGAATGACCTTTCTACCTACCCGGATTCTCTTGCCGAACGTGAAGCTCTGTTGGGCGAAACGGATTCATTAATATATGCACTTAATTCCACATCCTCGGAACTTAAGGATATGTCTGCCAGCGTGGAATCGGAGATCGTCGATCAAGTTAATACCGCCAATGAACTGATTGATTCCATCGGATTGCTAAATGAGCAGATCGGGGCCAACCCGGATAATTATGAACTGGTTGCCAGCCGCGATCAGGCCATACGTGAACTGGATGAACTCATCGGTGTGGAAGTGCTCAGCTACAGCGACGGGCAGACCAAGATTTATACCGAGACCGGACAGCCGCTTGTGGAAGGGGAAGAGACTCATTACCTCGCAGTCGCATACGATGATGATACTTCAAAGACCGGGCTGTTCTGGGAAAGCGGCTCCGGCGGTCTGGTGGAGATAACTCCCATGACCGATGATAGCGGCGACCCGGTTTCCGGGCGTACTACCGGAGGCTCAATTGCCGGATTATTCATCACTCGCGACGAATACATTGAGCCTACTCTGGACAGCCTTGACGATTACACTTCGGCCCTGATCTGGGAAACCAATGTGGCTCATTCACAGGGCGCAGGGCTGGAATCACATACTGCTGTTGAGGGAACTTACGACGTGAATGACCAGACCGCAGCCCTTTCAAGCAGCGGGCTGGATTATGAAGACAAGATCACTTCCGGCGAATTCTCCATCTACACATATGATGTCGACGGCAACATGACCGCTAGTTCCGCCATACCCATCGATCCTGCAACGGATTCCTTGGATGATGTTGTGGCAGATATCAACGTAGCCTTCGGAGGAACCCTGACCGCTTCAGTTAATGCTGATGGGGAGCTCGAAATTCAGGTCGTGGGTGATGCCTCGTTTGAATTTGGGGATGACAGTTCCGGTTTTCTGGCTGCTACCGGGATCAATACTTTTTTTGATGGCAGCTCCGCGGGAGATATCGGGGTTAACGATTACGTTGCTTCCGATCCTTCGCACCTCAATGCCGGGGAGGTTGGGGATGACGGAACAGTATCGTCAGGTAGCAATGATACTGCCAAGTCCATAAACGATTTGCTGAACCGGACCGTATCAATAGGTGAGGGCGTGTCATCTACAGATGCATCTCTGACTGAATATCTGGCTGCAATTGTTTCCGGTGTGGGGGCAGCTGCGTCTAAGGCTGAAACTCAGGTTACCTGCGACACTGCCGCTGCCCAGATTTATGCTGATCAGCAGGAATCCGTCAGCGGTGTGAATGTGGACGAGGAGCTGGTTAACCTTACCAAGGCCCAGCAGCAGTATTCGGCAGCCTGTCAGATTATTTCCGTTACCCGCGATATGATCGATACCATTTTGGGCATTATGTAG
- a CDS encoding flagellar hook protein FlgE, protein MSVTSSLYTGISGLNVNSQATSVVSNNLANSSTVGFKSSDAVFEDVFYSTITTGGGLSQVGNGAGVSTINTDYTQGSYEDSSISTNVALNGDGYFVVVDPDTSTTYYTRAGNFDFDKDGYLVDPYGNQVQGWEIEDGTASGSLTTIQLDQSQSPPKATSEISLTMNLDSQSVDEAKTTNPYTSLFELYDGTNNPPLDDSQYSYSTTMTVYDENGSAHDMTYYMDPVDVDSDGNIIWEYVAATEAEDDQRTGSGGNALNTTSGAGLSMTGTMTFNSEGQMTSMTAFTLSNAATSADTKDPDQWGLADLSPEGYPEVNLNFTGSTSGQDVAINFGMSSDDATWDTSGGINTLGDITAATAYSDLPSFSDYTLELGATTSYSDSSSATYSVGQDGYPTGSLVSVEVDENGILVGNYSNSQSIELYQLGLADFTNEGGLTAEGGTLFRATTESGEAIIGTAGSAGFGTVVSNSLEASNVDLAAQMTELIIIQSAYQANSKVVTTADTLLQTAISLKS, encoded by the coding sequence ATGAGTGTCACCAGTTCTTTGTACACAGGTATTTCAGGCCTTAATGTCAACTCTCAGGCAACATCCGTGGTTTCCAACAACCTCGCCAACTCTTCCACCGTAGGGTTCAAGAGTTCGGACGCAGTTTTTGAGGATGTCTTTTACTCCACCATCACCACAGGAGGAGGGCTTTCACAGGTCGGTAACGGGGCCGGGGTTTCCACTATTAATACCGATTACACTCAGGGATCTTATGAAGATTCCAGCATTTCCACCAACGTTGCTCTCAATGGTGACGGTTACTTTGTAGTAGTGGACCCGGACACCAGCACAACCTACTACACCCGCGCAGGGAATTTTGATTTCGATAAAGACGGCTATCTGGTCGATCCCTACGGTAATCAGGTGCAGGGTTGGGAAATCGAAGACGGAACCGCATCCGGTTCACTGACCACAATTCAGCTGGACCAATCCCAGTCACCGCCGAAAGCTACTTCTGAAATCAGTCTGACCATGAATCTTGATTCCCAGAGTGTGGATGAGGCTAAAACAACCAATCCTTACACATCCCTCTTCGAGCTTTATGACGGTACCAACAATCCTCCACTTGATGATTCGCAGTACAGTTATTCAACCACCATGACTGTTTATGATGAAAACGGTTCCGCCCATGACATGACCTATTACATGGACCCGGTGGATGTGGATTCTGACGGTAATATTATCTGGGAATATGTGGCTGCTACTGAAGCTGAAGACGATCAGCGTACCGGATCGGGGGGCAATGCTTTGAATACTACCAGCGGTGCAGGTCTGAGTATGACCGGAACCATGACCTTCAATTCTGAAGGGCAGATGACTTCCATGACTGCTTTTACTCTCTCCAATGCAGCCACTTCTGCCGACACCAAGGACCCCGATCAGTGGGGCTTGGCTGACCTCAGCCCCGAAGGCTACCCGGAGGTAAATCTCAACTTTACCGGAAGTACCAGCGGGCAGGATGTTGCCATAAATTTCGGCATGTCCAGCGATGATGCAACATGGGATACTTCCGGGGGGATCAATACCCTTGGCGATATAACCGCAGCCACCGCTTATTCGGATCTGCCTTCATTTTCTGATTACACCCTCGAGCTAGGAGCGACAACCAGTTACAGCGACAGTTCTTCCGCCACCTACAGCGTAGGGCAGGACGGTTATCCCACCGGGTCCCTCGTTTCCGTGGAAGTGGACGAAAACGGTATCCTTGTGGGTAATTATTCCAACAGCCAGTCCATCGAACTATACCAGCTCGGTCTTGCTGATTTCACCAACGAAGGCGGACTGACAGCCGAAGGCGGAACCCTGTTCCGGGCCACCACCGAGTCCGGTGAAGCCATCATCGGCACAGCCGGGTCCGCAGGGTTCGGAACCGTTGTTTCCAATTCACTCGAAGCTTCCAACGTGGATCTCGCAGCACAAATGACTGAGTTGATCATCATCCAGTCCGCCTATCAGGCCAACAGTAAGGTCGTAACTACAGCAGATACTCTGTTACAGACTGCGATTTCATTGAAGAGTTAG
- a CDS encoding flagellar hook assembly protein FlgD yields the protein MTIEGISYTTDTTTSTATASDNTSLDQVDFLTLLTTQLEYQDPTNPVDNTEMVNQMTSYSMLDEDVQQNENLETIINKLDAISALSTSSYIGEEVMADGGVITVESGDATNVTIDLQEDASTLGLNIYNSDGTLVDTVYYTDLEAGEFEIFGKDLLSDSNLESNGTYVAMVFANDANDASVPVYIKSPGTITAVNQDDSGKTTLTLNDGREVSITDVSFI from the coding sequence ATGACCATTGAAGGCATCAGCTACACCACCGACACAACAACTTCCACTGCCACAGCCAGCGACAATACCTCTCTTGATCAGGTCGATTTCCTGACTCTGCTGACAACTCAGCTGGAATATCAGGACCCTACAAACCCGGTGGATAACACGGAAATGGTCAACCAGATGACCAGCTATTCGATGCTCGATGAAGATGTGCAGCAGAACGAAAATCTGGAGACCATCATTAATAAACTGGATGCCATCTCCGCTCTGAGTACTTCCAGCTACATCGGCGAGGAAGTCATGGCCGACGGCGGGGTCATCACTGTTGAAAGCGGTGATGCCACTAACGTGACCATTGATCTTCAGGAAGACGCATCCACGCTCGGTCTCAATATTTACAACTCTGACGGAACCCTCGTGGACACCGTTTACTACACCGACCTCGAAGCTGGTGAGTTTGAAATTTTCGGCAAAGACCTGCTCAGCGATAGCAATCTCGAATCAAACGGAACTTACGTAGCTATGGTCTTCGCCAATGATGCCAATGACGCTTCCGTACCTGTCTACATCAAGTCCCCCGGAACCATCACCGCAGTGAACCAGGATGATTCAGGCAAGACCACTCTTACCCTTAATGACGGCCGGGAAGTTTCCATTACCGACGTTTCATTCATTTAA
- a CDS encoding sigma-70 family RNA polymerase sigma factor: MNTYIENKYDYISEREVNCFFDGNINYIKNVVNKFLFSKYIGVNKSDVDEVCQEVALKILKNNYISKYSSKKSSLNTWLYIISRSVAVDYMRKNNRIYINVEDLSDIPELEKDKIDFNLPEGLLSKRQDEVVRMIFWGDLKAVEVAKQLGITSCTVRCIKHQAIQKLRRHFSAASERRVVS, encoded by the coding sequence ATGAATACTTACATTGAAAACAAATACGATTATATTTCTGAAAGAGAAGTTAATTGTTTTTTTGATGGCAACATTAACTATATAAAAAATGTGGTTAATAAATTTTTATTTTCTAAATATATTGGTGTTAATAAAAGTGATGTAGATGAAGTATGTCAGGAAGTAGCATTAAAGATTTTAAAAAATAATTACATATCAAAGTATTCCTCTAAGAAAAGTTCACTCAATACATGGCTATATATCATAAGCCGCTCTGTCGCTGTCGATTATATGAGAAAAAACAATCGCATATATATTAATGTAGAAGATTTAAGCGATATTCCTGAATTAGAAAAAGATAAAATTGATTTTAATCTACCTGAAGGACTTTTGTCTAAACGTCAGGATGAAGTGGTCAGGATGATTTTTTGGGGAGATTTAAAGGCTGTTGAAGTTGCAAAACAGTTGGGGATCACCTCCTGTACAGTACGCTGCATTAAGCATCAGGCAATACAAAAGCTCCGCCGACACTTTTCAGCGGCAAGTGAGAGGAGGGTTGTATCATGA
- a CDS encoding flagellin gives MSLVINNNTVANATARHLNDSYSALSSSTEKMSSGLRINSAADDAAGLAVRELMRSDISTLQQGVRNANDGISMIQTADGALGVVDEKLIRMKELAEQAATGTYTSSQRALIDQEYQAMASEITRIASATDFNGIHLLNGNVSGDNAVTIHFGTGNDSAEDKYDVEIGNCTASSLGIGNNSAVNAGYTVSTQEAAQASLEALDNAITSKDKIRANLGALENRLEATISNLEIQGENLQSAESQISDVDVATEMTNYSKQQIITQSAVSMLAQANSLPQMALSLIG, from the coding sequence ATGTCTTTAGTAATCAATAACAATACCGTTGCAAATGCGACCGCTAGACACCTTAATGATTCCTACAGTGCACTCAGTTCTTCTACTGAGAAGATGTCTTCAGGATTGCGTATCAACTCTGCTGCGGATGATGCAGCAGGGCTGGCTGTGCGCGAACTCATGCGTTCGGATATCTCCACCCTGCAACAGGGTGTGCGAAATGCCAATGACGGTATTTCCATGATTCAGACCGCTGACGGTGCCCTTGGTGTTGTGGATGAAAAGCTCATTCGCATGAAGGAACTGGCAGAGCAGGCTGCAACCGGTACTTACACCTCATCTCAGCGTGCCCTGATTGATCAGGAATATCAGGCCATGGCTTCCGAGATTACCAGAATCGCCAGTGCTACCGATTTCAACGGTATTCACCTGCTTAACGGTAATGTTTCCGGTGATAACGCTGTTACCATTCACTTCGGAACCGGTAACGATAGTGCGGAAGACAAGTATGATGTTGAGATCGGTAACTGCACCGCATCTTCTCTCGGAATCGGCAATAACAGTGCTGTGAATGCCGGGTACACCGTATCCACTCAGGAAGCGGCTCAGGCGTCACTCGAAGCTCTCGATAATGCCATTACTTCCAAGGATAAGATCAGGGCAAATCTCGGTGCTCTTGAGAACAGGCTTGAGGCTACTATTTCAAACCTTGAGATTCAGGGTGAAAACCTGCAATCAGCAGAATCTCAGATCTCTGACGTTGATGTGGCAACCGAGATGACCAACTATTCCAAGCAGCAGATTATCACCCAGTCCGCTGTATCCATGCTCGCGCAGGCGAACTCTCTGCCCCAGATGGCATTGTCTCTCATCGGTTAA
- a CDS encoding DNA-binding response regulator has protein sequence MNKILLIDDDPEMGELLSTYLDGEGYSLHHKCTAKEGLKSFGCEEYDLVLLDIVLPDISGLNVLEKIRLDSTVPVIMLTGKGDEVDRVVGLEMGADDYICKPFPLRELLARMRASLRRCTMMPQSASITPSSRGKLKVGELDINLDSHSIMVKGIETHFTAAEFSIIEHLASSCGKLIERDELMEIALGRSADFDDYVLNVHMSNLRRKIGDSVSIKTIRGRGYMMTSRTQAEA, from the coding sequence ATGAACAAGATACTTCTTATCGACGACGACCCGGAAATGGGAGAACTTTTATCCACCTATCTGGACGGCGAAGGTTACAGCCTGCACCACAAGTGCACTGCAAAGGAAGGCCTCAAGTCATTCGGCTGTGAAGAATACGACCTTGTGCTGCTGGATATTGTCCTGCCTGATATCAGCGGACTGAATGTGCTGGAAAAAATCAGGCTGGATTCTACGGTTCCGGTAATAATGCTTACCGGTAAAGGTGATGAAGTAGACAGAGTAGTCGGCCTTGAAATGGGTGCTGACGATTACATCTGCAAACCCTTCCCATTGCGGGAGCTGCTGGCCCGCATGCGCGCATCCCTGCGCCGCTGCACCATGATGCCTCAATCAGCAAGCATCACCCCCAGCTCACGGGGTAAACTCAAAGTAGGTGAACTGGACATCAACCTTGATTCCCATTCCATTATGGTTAAAGGGATTGAAACCCACTTCACAGCGGCTGAATTCAGCATTATTGAGCATCTGGCTTCCAGCTGCGGAAAACTCATTGAGCGTGATGAACTTATGGAAATAGCCCTCGGCAGGAGTGCCGACTTCGATGACTATGTGCTCAACGTGCATATGAGCAATCTGCGTCGCAAAATCGGCGACTCAGTTTCAATCAAAACCATCCGCGGACGCGGATATATGATGACCTCAAGGACTCAGGCCGAAGCATGA
- a CDS encoding TonB-dependent receptor, with protein MIRLRLAVVALSLIILAMVAGAAPSFAEDRDVSAELENLDLEDLLQVEMVSPSERKQSLENIAGSYTILTEEDIKRSGARSVPEALRTVPGVVVTRTDTDKWAIGVRGFSGTFNSKQLILVDNRPITSPYFHGVIWSSQNLPIQMVKRIEIIRGPWTSLWGSESFNGVINIITKSAAEMQGTQSVTTAGTEGVSQFIRQGGHISENATMAVYAKGGYEPGKNYRIRGRTEKGSTDWITGSGGFRADWLNAYTDQFSLQGQLAGSSITEHSPPGNLFSANKNKNDYNGYAQILWDRKTGARSGMQFRSSYTRTEITVADMENMSNTVDAEFIYSNEQFEDHFLTFGIGGKYFWDDFKQGKKVQVSNDSIYRLDFSGFAKDRITLIDEKLFLTLGLKLDYSGDSSLAPQPTARLLYMEDDEEYWLAYSYANRKPGYWLRDGSYRIRVRDKEYTMDFSDDLDNEKLNSFEAGYRKLFSETLKLDVSLYLNSYDQMVTFSFDDDTKTATPISGLSGLSYGTEIAFDWQPYSFLTLRPSIDISNQDFQKVPDGIPGFSPPLNTPMYNLKLQALIELAEDWELGLFTSYLNSMDDKDLSTGFGFDARLAWQARKDLSLELIGNNLLTSAGESNFSPVEPSCTLRLTWDF; from the coding sequence ATGATCCGACTGCGGCTGGCAGTTGTTGCCCTCTCTCTCATTATTCTGGCCATGGTGGCCGGAGCCGCACCAAGTTTTGCAGAAGACAGGGATGTCTCTGCTGAACTGGAAAATCTCGACCTCGAAGACCTTCTGCAAGTCGAAATGGTCTCCCCTTCCGAACGCAAGCAATCCCTTGAAAACATCGCCGGTTCATACACCATCCTCACCGAGGAGGACATCAAACGCAGCGGCGCCAGATCGGTTCCCGAAGCACTACGCACGGTTCCCGGAGTGGTTGTCACCCGTACCGACACGGACAAATGGGCCATCGGAGTCAGAGGGTTTTCAGGCACATTCAACAGCAAACAACTTATTCTGGTGGATAACCGCCCGATCACATCCCCATATTTCCACGGGGTTATCTGGTCCAGCCAGAACCTGCCCATCCAGATGGTCAAGCGAATTGAAATTATCCGCGGACCATGGACCAGTCTTTGGGGCTCAGAATCATTCAACGGCGTAATCAACATTATCACCAAATCTGCCGCTGAAATGCAGGGAACCCAAAGCGTAACCACAGCCGGAACCGAAGGAGTCAGCCAATTCATCCGTCAGGGCGGACACATTTCCGAAAACGCAACTATGGCCGTATACGCCAAGGGCGGATATGAACCGGGCAAGAATTACCGCATCCGGGGACGCACCGAAAAAGGTTCCACCGACTGGATTACCGGAAGCGGCGGATTCCGCGCCGACTGGCTCAACGCATACACCGACCAGTTCTCGCTGCAAGGCCAGCTGGCAGGGTCATCAATTACGGAACACTCCCCTCCGGGCAACCTGTTTTCAGCCAATAAAAATAAAAATGATTACAACGGCTATGCCCAGATTCTGTGGGACAGAAAAACCGGGGCCCGCTCCGGCATGCAATTCCGCAGTTCCTACACCCGGACTGAAATTACTGTCGCGGACATGGAAAACATGTCCAACACCGTTGATGCGGAATTCATATATTCCAACGAACAATTTGAAGACCATTTCCTGACCTTCGGAATCGGAGGAAAATATTTTTGGGATGACTTTAAACAAGGCAAAAAAGTACAGGTTTCAAACGATAGTATTTACCGTCTGGATTTCAGTGGATTTGCTAAAGACCGCATTACCCTCATTGATGAGAAACTGTTCCTGACCCTCGGCTTGAAGCTTGATTATTCCGGTGACTCCAGCTTAGCCCCCCAACCCACGGCCCGGCTTCTGTACATGGAAGATGACGAAGAATACTGGCTGGCATATTCATACGCTAACCGAAAGCCGGGTTACTGGCTGCGCGATGGAAGCTACCGAATCAGGGTACGGGACAAAGAATACACGATGGACTTCAGCGATGACCTTGATAATGAAAAGCTGAATTCCTTTGAAGCCGGATACCGCAAACTCTTCAGCGAAACCCTGAAGCTGGATGTATCCCTGTACCTGAACAGCTATGACCAGATGGTTACCTTCAGTTTTGACGACGACACTAAAACCGCCACCCCGATAAGTGGACTAAGCGGACTTTCCTACGGAACTGAAATAGCATTTGACTGGCAGCCATATTCATTCCTGACCCTGCGTCCTTCCATTGATATTTCCAATCAAGATTTCCAAAAAGTCCCGGACGGAATTCCCGGTTTTTCACCGCCGCTGAACACTCCGATGTACAACCTCAAGCTACAAGCCCTGATAGAACTGGCCGAAGATTGGGAACTGGGTCTGTTCACTTCCTACTTGAACAGCATGGATGATAAGGACCTTTCCACCGGATTCGGCTTTGATGCCCGTCTAGCGTGGCAGGCCCGTAAAGACTTATCCCTTGAACTAATCGGCAATAACCTGCTGACCTCTGCCGGTGAAAGCAATTTCTCCCCTGTGGAACCATCCTGCACGCTGAGGTTGACATGGGACTTCTAA
- a CDS encoding YfiR family protein, protein MGLLKTHKILAITIATLFMVCSMLELTAHARAKTGHQRRIKVTQPQLQALFIKKITKYVLGPDRRRIVAQRPVTVAAITPKKISRFFRKPGKFKLVRWPDEESKVLFVDVNNPRVIAAVLKKVKGKPILTIGQSPDFLRLGGMINLVESGSRFKLQVNICAARKAGLTISSKLLNLSEIYCGDIPQ, encoded by the coding sequence ATGGGACTTCTAAAAACCCATAAAATTCTGGCAATCACAATTGCCACTCTTTTTATGGTATGTTCCATGCTTGAACTAACGGCACATGCCCGTGCTAAAACCGGACATCAACGCAGGATCAAAGTTACCCAGCCGCAACTGCAAGCTTTATTCATCAAGAAAATCACCAAATACGTACTTGGTCCTGATAGGCGCAGAATCGTTGCCCAGCGTCCGGTAACCGTGGCGGCAATCACACCGAAAAAAATTTCCCGCTTCTTCAGAAAACCGGGCAAGTTCAAGCTGGTTCGCTGGCCGGATGAAGAAAGCAAAGTCCTCTTCGTTGATGTGAACAACCCGCGTGTCATTGCTGCTGTATTAAAAAAAGTAAAAGGCAAACCGATTCTGACCATCGGCCAGAGCCCGGACTTTCTGCGCCTCGGAGGCATGATAAACCTTGTGGAATCCGGTTCACGCTTTAAATTGCAGGTCAACATCTGCGCCGCGCGCAAGGCTGGGCTGACCATCAGTTCAAAGCTGCTAAACCTGTCTGAAATATATTGCGGAGACATCCCTCAATGA
- a CDS encoding HAMP domain-containing protein, with product MKKYRNSIGRKVGLAILGTTIAAVIISMTLNIASIFHSFRQGTIKKATSLTQVLSTSVAPALDFDDRDSATEVLESLTLVGNSVGATIFTSDGQVFAAFGTQAETLPAETSEIVESFNSYRIVQEIKSGDELLGYIVLDGCFTDQLDWFFQNLATSGLILITVLTTCFLTTNFIRKKLTQPIGQLTDTVRDISESKDYTRRVSYRSDDEIGYLVTEFNSMLAKIDKRDAWLNSHREMLENIVSQRTKQLRSKQAELERKNKLLVQQIHERRTAEMIRDEVERINRHDLKSSLNLVIGYPELLLNSETPLTTEQRKYIKRIASAGYRMLDMIQFHLDMFKMEQGIYRLKTMRIDLVDLMTSLEEEMALLLNQSKVKLSIQLDDNEIEGVEELFLTGEGMLLRTMFRNLIKNAVEASNEGDTVTIAIKSGPPISISVRNTLAVPDEIRKRFFDKYVTLGKEDGTGLGTYSAKLIAETHKATITMHSAEATGTEVTASFVDENSAA from the coding sequence ATGAAAAAATACAGGAACAGCATCGGGCGCAAAGTAGGCCTTGCGATTCTGGGTACGACCATTGCCGCGGTGATAATCTCCATGACCCTTAATATCGCGTCCATTTTCCATTCGTTCAGGCAGGGCACAATAAAAAAAGCCACCTCCCTGACGCAGGTACTTAGCACTTCAGTAGCCCCGGCCCTTGATTTTGATGACCGGGATTCAGCAACCGAAGTTCTTGAATCGCTAACACTTGTCGGCAATTCAGTAGGCGCGACCATTTTTACCTCTGACGGGCAGGTCTTCGCAGCATTCGGGACTCAGGCTGAAACACTTCCAGCAGAAACTTCTGAAATAGTGGAAAGCTTCAACAGCTACCGCATAGTACAGGAGATTAAGTCCGGTGATGAGTTGCTGGGCTACATTGTCCTTGATGGCTGCTTTACCGACCAACTGGACTGGTTTTTCCAGAATCTGGCTACATCAGGACTTATCTTGATCACGGTTCTGACCACTTGTTTCCTGACTACCAATTTTATCCGTAAAAAACTGACTCAACCCATCGGACAACTGACTGATACAGTGCGCGATATATCAGAAAGTAAAGACTACACCCGGCGTGTTTCCTACCGCAGTGATGATGAAATTGGCTATCTGGTCACGGAATTCAACTCCATGCTGGCCAAAATAGACAAGAGAGATGCATGGCTGAACAGCCACCGGGAAATGCTGGAAAATATTGTTTCACAGCGCACCAAGCAATTACGCTCCAAGCAGGCGGAACTGGAAAGAAAGAATAAATTGCTGGTGCAGCAAATTCATGAAAGGCGCACTGCGGAAATGATCCGCGATGAAGTTGAACGTATCAATCGGCACGACCTCAAATCTTCGCTGAACCTTGTCATCGGTTACCCGGAGCTACTGCTCAACAGCGAAACCCCGCTTACCACAGAGCAGCGCAAATACATCAAGCGCATCGCTTCCGCAGGCTACCGCATGCTGGACATGATCCAGTTCCATCTGGATATGTTCAAGATGGAGCAGGGAATCTACCGCTTAAAAACCATGCGCATAGATCTCGTGGACCTGATGACCTCGCTGGAAGAGGAAATGGCCCTGTTGCTGAACCAGTCCAAAGTAAAGCTTTCCATTCAGCTGGATGATAATGAAATTGAAGGGGTTGAAGAACTGTTCCTGACCGGTGAAGGTATGCTCCTGCGGACAATGTTCAGAAACCTGATCAAAAACGCGGTAGAAGCTTCCAATGAAGGCGATACCGTAACCATCGCTATCAAAAGCGGTCCGCCCATATCAATCAGCGTCAGGAACACCCTCGCGGTTCCCGATGAGATCAGGAAAAGATTTTTCGATAAATACGTCACTCTCGGAAAAGAGGACGGCACCGGACTCGGCACATACTCTGCCAAGCTCATTGCCGAGACCCACAAGGCTACGATAACAATGCACTCGGCTGAAGCCACCGGAACGGAAGTGACAGCCAGTTTTGTGGATGAAAACAGCGCGGCATAG
- a CDS encoding antibiotic biosynthesis monooxygenase: MWIREWKCTCPEETTKGFLGYLNETGVKDTQSLDGCCGYKIFIRTLDNESEITLHTYWQTKEQMKYYAGENMYHAVLYPEDAKYRITPDHEVKVYEEIASQHP, from the coding sequence ATGTGGATACGTGAGTGGAAATGTACATGCCCGGAAGAAACAACCAAAGGTTTTCTTGGCTATTTAAATGAAACCGGAGTCAAAGACACCCAGTCTTTGGATGGTTGCTGCGGATACAAAATTTTCATCAGAACGTTGGATAACGAATCTGAAATAACGTTGCACACTTATTGGCAGACAAAGGAACAAATGAAATATTACGCAGGGGAAAACATGTATCACGCGGTTTTGTATCCTGAAGATGCAAAATATAGAATTACACCGGACCATGAAGTCAAAGTTTATGAGGAAATCGCCTCACAGCATCCCTGA